A window of the Mesoplasma florum L1 genome harbors these coding sequences:
- a CDS encoding dihydrofolate reductase produces the protein MIKMIWAQTEKGVIGKDNSLPWSIKEEMQHFRTTTLNQNVLMGGKTFESMNFKGLPNRINYVLTRDTEKYKEHMSENVNFINKKDFILKEFKGNTSKDVYIIGGSQIYELFFDDCDEIIRSMIKDDFEGNVHIKNFNYDNFDKINIVEKEHFYVEYMNRRK, from the coding sequence ATGATTAAAATGATTTGAGCACAAACAGAAAAAGGAGTAATTGGTAAAGACAATTCACTTCCTTGATCTATAAAAGAAGAAATGCAACATTTTAGAACAACAACGTTAAATCAAAATGTTTTAATGGGTGGTAAAACATTTGAGTCAATGAACTTTAAAGGGTTACCAAATCGTATCAATTATGTACTTACAAGAGATACTGAAAAGTACAAAGAACACATGTCAGAAAATGTAAATTTCATTAATAAAAAAGATTTTATTTTAAAAGAATTTAAAGGCAATACATCAAAAGATGTTTACATTATTGGTGGAAGCCAAATATATGAATTATTCTTTGATGATTGTGATGAAATCATTAGAAGCATGATAAAAGATGATTTTGAAGGAAATGTACATATCAAAAACTTTAACTATGATAATTTTGATAAAATAAATATAGTGGAAAAAGAACACTTTTATGTTGAATACATGAATAGGAGAAAATAA
- a CDS encoding holo-ACP synthase: MIENIGIDIVENKRVNLRQNFLNKVLTKDELEKLSTLSSKKAKIEFVAGRWAVKESIIKTLKNNEVLPMSKINIGYLEKTPIILNKELTNILISISHEKKYSVGMAVKKND, translated from the coding sequence ATGATTGAAAATATTGGAATTGATATTGTTGAAAACAAAAGAGTTAATTTAAGACAAAATTTTTTAAATAAAGTTTTAACTAAAGATGAGTTAGAAAAATTATCAACACTATCTTCAAAAAAAGCAAAGATTGAATTTGTTGCTGGAAGATGAGCTGTAAAAGAATCTATTATTAAAACATTAAAAAATAATGAAGTATTGCCAATGAGTAAAATTAATATAGGTTACTTAGAAAAAACACCAATTATTTTAAATAAAGAATTAACTAATATATTGATTTCAATTTCTCATGAAAAAAAATATTCAGTTGGTATGGCGGTGAAGAAAAATGATTAA